The sequence TCACGGCATTGCCCGCGCCCACGATCACGATCGCGGCAAACGGGTAGAAGGCCCAGCCCAGTTCCACCCCGCCGCCGAAGACGAAGGGCAGGTACAGCTCGGTCGAACCCACTTCCTGCACGATGATCCAGGTGGCGATACCGGCGACGATGAATTCGCCCAGCAGGCGCACCTTGCCCGGCACGCCCTTGTGGCTGCGCTTGGTGACCTTGTCGAAATCGTCGAGGAAGCCGATCGCGCCAAAGCCCAACGTCACGGCGAGACAGGCCCACAGGAACGGGTTGGAAAGGTCCATCCACAGCAGCATCGACACGGTCAGCGCCGTAAGGATCATCAGCCCGCCCATGGTGGGGGTGCCAACCTTCTTCTGGTGCGACTCCGGACCGTCGGCGCGGATCGGCTGGCCCTTGCCTTGCCGCACGCGCAGCATGCTGATGAAGCGCGGGCCGATGATCAGGCCGATCAGCAGCGCGGTCATCATGGCCGCGCCGGCGCGGAATGTCTGGTACCTGACGAGGTTGAAAATTCCTTCGAATTCAAGCCATTCTGCGAGAAAATAGAACATGGGCGCGCGCGTCAGCCTTCCCTGGCCGTGAAATGATCCACCACGCGGGCCAGTCCTACCGAATTGGAACCCTTCACCAGCACGGCGTCACCGCCTGCCAGCCCGAACTCCTGCAAAGCTGCAATTGCCTCGCCCGCATTGCTGCAATGGGCAAAGGAGGGGGCCTTGCCAAGCGGTCCGGCGGCAAATTTCCCCATTTCCCGCGCGAGGGCGGACATCTCGTCGCCCACCAGCACCGCGTGGTCGATACCGGCATCGGTGATCGGACCAAGCAGCTGCGCGTGGAAGCGCTCGGCGAAATCGCCCAGTTCCTTCATGCTGCCGAGCACCGCGATGCGGCGCGTGGCAGGCGTCTGCCCCAGCTGCGCCAGCGTGGCGCGCATGGAAGCGGGATTGGCGTTGTAGCTTTCGTCGATGATCAGCGCGTGGCCGCCGGGCACCTTGGCACGCAGTCGGGCACCGCGACCCTTCAGGCCGCCCATTTCCGCCAGCGCCAGCCCGGCAGCGCCGATGTCGCCGCCCACGGCATGGACAGCGGCCATCACGCACAATGCATTGTCGATCCAGTGTTCGCCCGGCTCCGCCACGGTGAAGCACAGCCGCATGTCGCCCATCGCCGCCGTCACCAGCGAGCCGCCGGTGCCATCGGGCACGGCATCGAGCAGGCGCATGTCGGCATCGGGCGAGCGGCCGAAGGAGACGACCTTCGCGCCCTGCTTCTCCGCAGCGCTGCGCAGCTGGTCGGCCCAGTCGCTGTCGGCAGGGATCACGGCCGTGCCGCCCTCCACCAGTCCGTCGAAGATCTCGGCCTTGGCGTCGGCAATCGCCTCCATGCTGCCGAGGTTCTCGATATGCGCCGGGGCGATGGTGGTGATGACGGCGACGTGCGGACGCACCTGCGTGGTCAGCCCGGTAATCTCGTTCGCATGGTTCATGCCCATTTCGAACACGCCGAAACGGCTGCGCGCAGGCATGCGCGACAGGCTCAGCGGCACGCCGACGTGGTTGTTGTAGCTGCGCACGCTGCGGTGCGCGGCGCCGCGGCTGGAGCGTTCGAGCGCGGTGAAGATGGCTTCCTTGACCCCGGTCTTGCCGACCGAGCCGGTGACGCCGACGATCTTCGCATTCACGCGCTCGCGCGCGACGCGGGCCAGCGCCTTCAGCGCCTCGGTCGTGTCGGCGACACGGACGTGCGGGTAATCGACCTCGCGGTCCACCAGAGCAGCGGCAGCGCCGTTGGCGAAGGCCTTGTCGATGAAACGATGCCCGTCCATCGCCTCGCCCTTCAGCGCGACGAACAGGTCTCCGCCGACAACGTCGCGGCTGTCCATTTCGACGCCGCTAACCTGAAATTCACCATAAGCGGTCCCGCCTGTAGCGGCGGCGATTTCGGCAGAGGTCCACAGGGCGAGGCGCGGCGCGTCGCCGGCGGTGCGCGGCCAGCGCATGGTCTTGAGCAGCGCGCTCACCGGCCACCTCCGGCAGCGAATTCCGCGGCGCATTCCCTGGCGACGGTAACGTCGTCGAATGGCAAGACCTGCATGTTTTCTCCCGATCCCACGATCTGACCCTGTTCGTGACCCTTGCCCGCGACCAGTACGATGTCGTCGGCCTTGGCCTCGGCGATGGCGGCAGCGATCGCCTGCCGCCGTCCGCCGATGTTGCGAGCAGCAGCGCCGGCCCCGGCCAGCACCGCATCGCGGATTTTGGCGGCATCCTCGCCGCGCGGATTGTCGTCGGTAACGATGACGAGATCGCTACCCTTGGTGGCGGCTGCCCCCATCGGCGCGCGCTTGCCCGTGTCGCGGTCCCCACCGGCGCCGAACACGGTGATCAGGCGACCCTGCACGTGCGGACGCAGCGCGGCGATGGCGGCAGTCAGCGCGTCGGGCGTGTGGGCGTAGTCGATATAGACAGGCGCGCCGCTCTTGGTGATGACGGCACGCTCCAGGCGACCGCGCACTGGCTGCAAGCGGGCAACCGCGTCGAACACCTGCGCCGCGTCAGACCCCGTCGCCAGCGCCAGTCCGGCGGCGGTCAGCGCGTTGGCGACCTGGTAGGCCCCGATCAGCGGCAGGCGGATCGAATAGGCCTTGCCGCCATGGACGAATTTCAGCTCTTGTCCCAGCGGGCTCGGCGTGCGGGCGATCAAGTTGATGCCCTTGCCCTTCTCACCGACGGTAAAGAGGTTCAGGCCGCGTTCCCTGGCGACGGCAATCGCGCGGTCGGACCACTCGTCGTCGGCCCAGATAACCGCCGTGCCGCCATCCTGCACCACTTCGGAAAACAGGCGCATCTTGGCGGCGAAATAGTCCTCCATGTCCTTGTGATAGTCGAGGTGGTCGCGGCTGAGGTTGGTGAAGGCCCCGGCGTGCACCGCCAGCCCCTCGTTGCGGAACTGCGACAGGCCATGGCTGGAGGCCTCGTAGGCCACATGGGTCACGCCCTCGCGGGCGAGGCCGGTCATGTTGGACAGGAAGGTGACGATGTCGGGCGTGGTCAACCCAGTGGAGACGCTTTCGTCCGGCGTGGTGACGCCCAGCGTGCCGATGCTGGCCGCGCGCTCGCCGCACATGCGCCAGATCTGGCGAGTCATCTCGACCGTGGACGTCTTGCCGTTGGTGCCGGTGACCGCGACCACGGTCTCCGGCGTCGGACGATAGAATTTCGCGGCCGCCTCGGCGAAGGCCTTGCGCGGTGTGGCATCGGCCAGGTGCAGCGCGCCCTCCACCGCGGCTTCGGCTCGCGCGACAACCGCCACGGCACCATTGGCCACGGCATCGGGAATGAAGTCCTCGCCATTCACCGCCGTGCCCTGGAAGGCGCCGAAGACGTTGCCCGGCGCCACCTTGCGATGGTCGATGGCGAAGCCGGTGATCCGGGTTTCCCCCGCGTCGCCGGCATCGACGCCGAAAGTTGCTGCAAGATCGGCAAGGCGCATCAGTCCACATCCCCCACAAGCGGGCGCAGGTCGGTCAGGTCGATATCGCGGTCGGCATCGGGCAGCACGCCCAGCTGCGGGCCGATGCGCGGCACCAGGCGGCCCACGATCGGCGCGGCGTTCCAGGCGGCGGTACGCTGGTAGGAACTGGCGATCGTGCCCTGCGGCTCGTCAAGCATGGCGATGACCACGTAACGCGGACGGTCCATCGGGAAGGCCGCGGCGAAGGTGGAGACCAGCGAGGACCGGCGATAGCCGCCCGCACCGGGCTTTTCGGCGCTGCCGGTCTTGCCGCCGACACGGAAGCCGGGCGCGTTGGCGTTGCGGCCCGTACCGTAGACGGCGATCATGCGCAGCAGCTGGTTCATGCGGGCGCTGGTGCTGGCCTTGAACACGCGGCGACCGCGCGGGGCCTGCCCCGGCTCGACCCGCTGCAGCGTGGCCGGACGCCAGATGCCGCCGTTCACCATGGCGGCATAGGCGGATGCGAGGTGCAGCGGCGTGACGGCGATACCGTGGCCATAACCCACTGTAATCGCGCGGATACGGGACCACTCGCCCGATTGCCAGATCGGGAAACCGCGCGCGGGCAGTTCGATATAGGGCCGCTCGTTCATGCCCAGCTCGACCATGTAGTTGCGCAGCGTCGCCGCGCCCATTTCGTCGACGATATGGCCGGTCACGATGTTGGACGAATGGATCAGCATCTCGGGCGTGTTCAGCGTTTCGCCCAACGGGTGGGAGTCGCGGATCATGCGCCCTTGCGCTTCATAGGGGGTCGCCCCGTAGCGACGCGAGAGATCGGTAATCGAACCGCTATCGATGGCTGCGGCCACCGCCAGCGGCTTGAAGGTGCTGCCCAGCTCGTAGACCTGGTTGGTGACGCGATTGAAGGCCGGGGCGGTGATGCCGCGATCGTGCTGTTCCTGCGTCACCCGCACATCGGAGGTCTGCACGTCGTTGGGATCGAATTCAGGAAGCGAGGCCATTGCCAGCACCTCGCCGGTGTCGACATCGAGCACGATGCCCGCCGCGCCCACGGCATTCACCGCGCGCATGCCGCTGCGCAATTCGTCTTCCAGCGCGCCCTGGACACGCATGTCGATGGACAATGCCACGCTTTCGCCGCGCCGGTTGGGGTCGAGCAGCTGCTCGTCCAGCACGGCTTCCATGCCGACGCGGCCGTGCCCATCGGCAGCCACATAGCCGAGCACGTGAGCGGCCAGCGATCCTTGCGGATAGTGGCGGTCGGTCTCGCGCGGCAGTTCCAGCGCCAGTTCGCCGATGGCGATCACGCGATTGGCGTCCTCGGGCAGAATCCGGCGGCGCAGGTAACCCGGCCGTCCGGAGCGCAGCTTCTGGGTGACCTCGTAGACATCGAGGTCGGGGAAGATCTCTTTCAGTTCGGCCGCCACCTGCTCGGGCGACTTCACCAGCGGCGGGCCACCGTCGCCGCCCTCGGTCATGGCACTGGGGTTGAACCACAGGGCATAGGCCGGGAAAGCGCGCGCCAGCGGCACCCCGTTGCGGTCGGTAATCTCCCCGCGCGGAGGCAGCAGGGCCGCGGCCATGCTGCGCGTGGTGGGCGCAGGTTCGACCGTGCCGATCCAGGCGATGCGCACCAGCGCCGCCGCCGCCACCAGCACAAATACCGCGGCGATCAGCAGCAAGCGCAGGCGAGCGACCAGCAACGTCCGGCGCCGATGGTCGACAAGCCCCTTCGGGCCAGTAATGATCGTGCGCGGGGCGGCGTAGGCGGTCACCGGGTGGCAGACCCCATTCCGGCAGAGACGGTAACGTTGGCGATGGGCACGCGCAGCGGCCCGGGCGCCATGGCCACGGCCAGGTGTCCGCCGTTCGGACGGTCACCCGCCAGCACCTTCTCGTCCACCGGCCGGCCCGTCAGCGGAGAGACCAGCTCGGGGAATTCGGGGACGTCCTGCTCGCCGGTCATCCCGGCCAGCATGATCGGCTGCGGCGCATCGGCGCTGCGCGGGCTGCCGAAGCTGGCCAACTGCAGCGGGCTGTCGAGGAACTGTTCGGCGCGCGGCGCCTCGAAGCCGAAGTCGACCCGGTTCCATGCTGCCAGTTGCACCTGGTTGGAGCGCGTCAGGAATTCGGTTTCCAGCAGCAGGTTCTGGTTCTCCAGCCGCACGATTTCGCGTTCGGCCCGCACGACATCCGCATGGACGGCGTTCACCTTCACATGCAGCAACGCGTAGAGCGCGATGCAGGTGCCAAGGGCGGCGAGCCAGCCAATGCGGCGGATCCGGGCGTGCGGGGTCATGCGGCGTCCTTTCGGGCAGGTGCGGCAGTGCGGATGGCGGCGCGCAGCGTGGCGGAACGCGCGCGCGGGTTGCGGTCGATCTCGGCAGCAGACGGCCGGATCGCCTTGGACAATTGCCCGAAGCGCGCGGGGGGAAGGGTTTGCGCTTCGGGCAGGTAGCGTGAGCCACGGGGGTTCGCATTCGCGGCATCACGCAGGAATTTCTTGACGATGCGGTCTTCCAGCGAGTGGAAGCTGACCACCGCCAGTCGACCGCCTTCCTTGAGCAGCTCCTCCGCGGCGGCAAGGCCCGCTTCGAGCTCGTCCAGCTCGCCATTCACGTGGATACGGATGGCCTGGAAGCTGCGGGTGGCAGGATCCTTCGGCGCGCCGGCGCGATAGCCCAGCGCCTTGCGCACCACAGCGGCGAGTTCGCCGGTGGTCGTCAGCGGGCGTGCCGCCACGATGGCGCGAGCGACGCGGCGCGACTGGCGCTCCTCGCCATACTTGTAGAGCACGTCGGCAATGTCCTTTTCAGCTGCCTCGTTCACGAAGTCGGCAGCGGTCGGGCCGGACTGGCTCATGGTCATGTCGAGCGGGCCGTCGGCGGAAAAGGCAAAGCCGCGCTCGGCCTGGTCGAGCTGCATCGAGGACACGCCGATATCCATGGCAATGCCGTCCACCTGCGCCACGCCGGCCTCGGCCATGGCGTCGACCATTTCCGAGAAGCGGCGCTGGTGCAGCACCAGCCGTGGCGGGTCTTCGCGGGTCTCGCTCCACTCGCGCCCGGCAGCAATGGCATCGGGATCGCGGTCGAAGGCGTGCACGGTCGCCCCGCGCTCCAGGATGGCGCGGGTATAGCCGCCGGCACCGAAGGTGGCGTCGATGATGACGTCGCCCGGCTGCGGATCGAGCGCCTCGATCACTTCATCCAGCAGGACGGGAACATGCGGGGCGGAAGCGGTCACTTGCCCTTCCCCTTCGATGCAGCCTTGGCGCGCACTTCCTCGGCATTGGCGAGACACAGCTGGTACTGGTCGTCCCAGCCGCCGCCCATCTGGCCGAGGTGGTCGAGGTCCCACATGGTGATGAACTGGCCGCCGCCGAGGAAACAGATGTTGTCGGTGATGTTGCCGACCTTGCAGAACCGCTCCGGAAGGATGAAGCGGCCGCTCTTGTCGAAGGGGACTTCGGTGAAGGTCCACATCTGGGTGGAGCGCAGGTCGCGGTCGAAATCGAGGTCGCGGCGCACCGCGTTTTCCTCTTCCTTGTCGAGGATGTCCTCGAAACTGTCGGTGCGCGAAAGGCCGAAGGCGTTTAGGCAGGGATACTTGTGGTGCTTGGCAACGCACAGCACGCCATCGTCACCCAGCTCGGCGAAGACCTTGCGGAACAGCGGCGGCAGGACGAAGCGATCCTTTTCGCCGCGAAGCGAAAAGCCCTGCCCCCTGTATCCTGTTGGCCGCTGCGCCACGAACCGTCCCTCGATTGCCTTCCCTTACGGACGCGCCCTCCCCGCACCGTGCCGCGCGCAGGCGCAGCCGGCTCACCTCGCCAGGCGAGGTGCAACACGGGCTTTGTGTCCGATGGAATCAGGGAATAACGCGGGCGAACGCGGGATGAAAGGGGAAATTACGGGAAATTGTGGGAGAACGGTATAAACCGTTGATTTTATTATGTCTGAATCTGCCTAGTCCCTCGCGCTTTCTTGCGACATTTCGCTGCT is a genomic window of Aurantiacibacter sp. MUD11 containing:
- a CDS encoding peptidoglycan D,D-transpeptidase FtsI family protein, coding for MTAYAAPRTIITGPKGLVDHRRRTLLVARLRLLLIAAVFVLVAAAALVRIAWIGTVEPAPTTRSMAAALLPPRGEITDRNGVPLARAFPAYALWFNPSAMTEGGDGGPPLVKSPEQVAAELKEIFPDLDVYEVTQKLRSGRPGYLRRRILPEDANRVIAIGELALELPRETDRHYPQGSLAAHVLGYVAADGHGRVGMEAVLDEQLLDPNRRGESVALSIDMRVQGALEDELRSGMRAVNAVGAAGIVLDVDTGEVLAMASLPEFDPNDVQTSDVRVTQEQHDRGITAPAFNRVTNQVYELGSTFKPLAVAAAIDSGSITDLSRRYGATPYEAQGRMIRDSHPLGETLNTPEMLIHSSNIVTGHIVDEMGAATLRNYMVELGMNERPYIELPARGFPIWQSGEWSRIRAITVGYGHGIAVTPLHLASAYAAMVNGGIWRPATLQRVEPGQAPRGRRVFKASTSARMNQLLRMIAVYGTGRNANAPGFRVGGKTGSAEKPGAGGYRRSSLVSTFAAAFPMDRPRYVVIAMLDEPQGTIASSYQRTAAWNAAPIVGRLVPRIGPQLGVLPDADRDIDLTDLRPLVGDVD
- a CDS encoding UDP-N-acetylmuramoyl-tripeptide--D-alanyl-D-alanine ligase; the encoded protein is MRWPRTAGDAPRLALWTSAEIAAATGGTAYGEFQVSGVEMDSRDVVGGDLFVALKGEAMDGHRFIDKAFANGAAAALVDREVDYPHVRVADTTEALKALARVARERVNAKIVGVTGSVGKTGVKEAIFTALERSSRGAAHRSVRSYNNHVGVPLSLSRMPARSRFGVFEMGMNHANEITGLTTQVRPHVAVITTIAPAHIENLGSMEAIADAKAEIFDGLVEGGTAVIPADSDWADQLRSAAEKQGAKVVSFGRSPDADMRLLDAVPDGTGGSLVTAAMGDMRLCFTVAEPGEHWIDNALCVMAAVHAVGGDIGAAGLALAEMGGLKGRGARLRAKVPGGHALIIDESYNANPASMRATLAQLGQTPATRRIAVLGSMKELGDFAERFHAQLLGPITDAGIDHAVLVGDEMSALAREMGKFAAGPLGKAPSFAHCSNAGEAIAALQEFGLAGGDAVLVKGSNSVGLARVVDHFTAREG
- a CDS encoding division/cell wall cluster transcriptional repressor MraZ — protein: MAQRPTGYRGQGFSLRGEKDRFVLPPLFRKVFAELGDDGVLCVAKHHKYPCLNAFGLSRTDSFEDILDKEEENAVRRDLDFDRDLRSTQMWTFTEVPFDKSGRFILPERFCKVGNITDNICFLGGGQFITMWDLDHLGQMGGGWDDQYQLCLANAEEVRAKAASKGKGK
- the rsmH gene encoding 16S rRNA (cytosine(1402)-N(4))-methyltransferase RsmH, with product MTASAPHVPVLLDEVIEALDPQPGDVIIDATFGAGGYTRAILERGATVHAFDRDPDAIAAGREWSETREDPPRLVLHQRRFSEMVDAMAEAGVAQVDGIAMDIGVSSMQLDQAERGFAFSADGPLDMTMSQSGPTAADFVNEAAEKDIADVLYKYGEERQSRRVARAIVAARPLTTTGELAAVVRKALGYRAGAPKDPATRSFQAIRIHVNGELDELEAGLAAAEELLKEGGRLAVVSFHSLEDRIVKKFLRDAANANPRGSRYLPEAQTLPPARFGQLSKAIRPSAAEIDRNPRARSATLRAAIRTAAPARKDAA
- the mraY gene encoding phospho-N-acetylmuramoyl-pentapeptide-transferase, encoding MFYFLAEWLEFEGIFNLVRYQTFRAGAAMMTALLIGLIIGPRFISMLRVRQGKGQPIRADGPESHQKKVGTPTMGGLMILTALTVSMLLWMDLSNPFLWACLAVTLGFGAIGFLDDFDKVTKRSHKGVPGKVRLLGEFIVAGIATWIIVQEVGSTELYLPFVFGGGVELGWAFYPFAAIVIVGAGNAVNLTDGLDGLATMPVVIAAGAFALICYLVGRADFSEYLGIPHVLSAGEMAIMCTAIMGAGLAFLWYNAPPAAVFMGDTGSLALGGALGAIAVASHHEIVLAIIGGLFVLEAVSVIVQVFWFKRTGRRIFRMAPIHHHFEQLGWSESKVVIRFWIIAIVLAVIGLATLKLR
- a CDS encoding UDP-N-acetylmuramoyl-L-alanyl-D-glutamate--2,6-diaminopimelate ligase — protein: MRLADLAATFGVDAGDAGETRITGFAIDHRKVAPGNVFGAFQGTAVNGEDFIPDAVANGAVAVVARAEAAVEGALHLADATPRKAFAEAAAKFYRPTPETVVAVTGTNGKTSTVEMTRQIWRMCGERAASIGTLGVTTPDESVSTGLTTPDIVTFLSNMTGLAREGVTHVAYEASSHGLSQFRNEGLAVHAGAFTNLSRDHLDYHKDMEDYFAAKMRLFSEVVQDGGTAVIWADDEWSDRAIAVARERGLNLFTVGEKGKGINLIARTPSPLGQELKFVHGGKAYSIRLPLIGAYQVANALTAAGLALATGSDAAQVFDAVARLQPVRGRLERAVITKSGAPVYIDYAHTPDALTAAIAALRPHVQGRLITVFGAGGDRDTGKRAPMGAAATKGSDLVIVTDDNPRGEDAAKIRDAVLAGAGAAARNIGGRRQAIAAAIAEAKADDIVLVAGKGHEQGQIVGSGENMQVLPFDDVTVARECAAEFAAGGGR